In one Bombyx mori chromosome 22, ASM3026992v2 genomic region, the following are encoded:
- the CPR115 gene encoding cuticular protein RR-2 motif 115 precursor has translation MVSKVVLFVALVGVVSAEHAFSSQHIHKYDGHHEPVHHGHHHDYYTHPKYEFEYKVSDPHTGDHKSQHESRDGDVVKGYYSLHQPDGSERHVHYHGDHHSG, from the exons ATGGTTTCCAAG GTAGTACTATTCGTTGCTTTGGTGGGTGTTGTATCCGCCGAGCATGCGTTCTCCTCCCAACACATCCACAAGTACGACGGACACCATGAGCCCGTACACCACGGACACCATCATGATTATTAT ACCCACCCTAAATACGAGTTCGAGTACAAAGTGAGCGACCCTCACACCGGCGACCACAAGAGTCAGCACGAGTCCCGCGACGGTGACGTCGTCAAGGGATATTACTCGCTGCACCAACCTGACGGCTCCGAAAGACACGTGCACTACCACGGTGATCATCATTCTGGGTAG